The Caproicibacterium lactatifermentans genome contains a region encoding:
- a CDS encoding head-tail connector protein: MALLTIDEARDALRLDGTENDTIIQSMLDSLPDYLEVTTGSRWEDDTAPGYQLAKQAAKFILQLWYDPGASEAARLSNAVDSMLGTLKLWASLK, encoded by the coding sequence ATGGCATTACTTACGATAGATGAGGCGCGGGACGCGCTGAGGCTGGACGGCACGGAAAACGATACCATCATTCAGTCCATGCTGGACAGTCTGCCGGATTATCTGGAAGTAACCACAGGCAGCAGATGGGAAGACGATACAGCGCCTGGCTATCAGCTCGCCAAGCAGGCGGCAAAGTTCATCCTTCAGCTGTGGTACGACCCGGGAGCGAGCGAAGCGGCGCGGCTGTCGAACGCTGTTGACAGTATGCTGGGTACGCTGAAGCTGTGGGCGTCACTGAAATGA
- a CDS encoding HK97 family phage prohead protease yields the protein MKETRICEIRAAEPENGKMRLTGKAIVFDTPTVINDPKGRYTEIIRSGALAGADLSDSRLLVGHDASRLPLARTPKTLQLSISPAGLNFAAELPDTEEGRSAYTAVRRGDLTGVSFAFVVPAGGDEYDPATNTRTINKISKVLEISLVNFPAYPTTSVEARSAADARRAAKIRINQILKRSM from the coding sequence ATGAAGGAAACCCGTATCTGCGAAATCCGGGCGGCCGAACCCGAAAACGGAAAAATGCGGTTGACCGGCAAGGCAATCGTTTTTGATACGCCGACCGTTATTAACGACCCGAAGGGCCGATACACTGAAATTATTCGCTCCGGGGCTCTGGCAGGAGCCGACCTGAGCGATTCGCGCCTGCTGGTGGGACACGACGCAAGCCGCCTTCCTCTGGCACGCACGCCAAAAACTCTACAGCTTTCAATAAGCCCGGCAGGGCTAAACTTTGCCGCAGAGTTGCCGGACACCGAGGAAGGCCGTTCCGCCTATACGGCAGTTAGGCGAGGCGACTTGACGGGTGTTTCATTCGCTTTTGTCGTGCCGGCAGGCGGCGACGAATACGACCCGGCAACGAATACGCGGACAATTAACAAAATCTCAAAGGTGCTGGAAATCAGCCTTGTCAATTTCCCCGCGTATCCTACTACATCAGTCGAAGCCCGGAGCGCGGCAGACGCCCGCCGGGCGGCAAAAATCAGAATCAACCAGATTTTGAAAAGGAGTATGTGA
- a CDS encoding HNH endonuclease: MKPYAERFYKSRTWEKCRYAFLCSKNWTCERCGRLAVIAHHKTYITPQNINDPNVTLNWDNLEALCEVCHNREHFGSGACADGLKFDANGNLVKTPPGCINTLAH, from the coding sequence ATGAAACCATATGCTGAACGATTCTATAAGTCCAGGACATGGGAGAAGTGCAGGTACGCATTCCTCTGTTCCAAGAACTGGACATGTGAGCGGTGCGGCAGGCTGGCTGTGATAGCGCACCACAAAACGTACATTACACCACAGAACATCAACGACCCGAACGTGACGCTGAACTGGGATAACCTGGAAGCACTGTGTGAAGTCTGCCACAACCGGGAACATTTCGGAAGCGGCGCATGTGCGGACGGACTGAAGTTTGACGCAAACGGAAATCTTGTCAAGACACCCCCCGGGTGCATTAACACTTTAGCGCATTAA
- a CDS encoding DUF4368 domain-containing protein, giving the protein MFNEWYARDISKKRRISNKIKGNAGEPMGQPPYGYIKDSENPKRWVVDEEAATVVRRIYRMTIDGFGTEQIAAALEQDSILTPMSYWQARGVNRPGKHKDAAPTKWNSSTVTKILSLQEYCGDVLNFKTYSKSYKNKKRIENDRDNWVIFKDVHDPVVDRAIWEKVQQKRGKIRKRKTNEGETNMFSGLLVCADCGHNLHYHFNQGNPDIKYFNCSNYKGNRGTCTSTHYIRVDFLEQVVLGEIRRLTKFASKYEDEFVKAVMGHSQQTMELELQRKKKEYNSLLARDKEIDRLFDRMYEDNVSGKISDERFSKMTKQYEDEQSGLAGQIKVLRTELDKESRRTVGTDMFVSTVRKYTRARKLTPCMLNELIDHIEVHQAEKVNGVYVQKLTIHYNCIGSIEIPDVSSLPEPDILIQTRKGVAVSYSSAQMAG; this is encoded by the coding sequence ATGTTCAACGAGTGGTACGCCCGCGATATCAGCAAGAAACGGCGTATCAGCAACAAGATCAAAGGAAACGCCGGGGAGCCGATGGGCCAACCGCCTTATGGCTATATTAAAGATTCTGAAAATCCAAAGCGCTGGGTAGTAGATGAGGAAGCTGCTACTGTAGTCCGCCGTATCTATCGAATGACGATAGACGGCTTTGGAACAGAACAAATTGCCGCCGCGCTGGAACAAGACAGCATTCTGACGCCAATGTCTTATTGGCAAGCACGAGGTGTCAACCGCCCCGGCAAGCATAAAGATGCCGCACCCACAAAGTGGAACAGTTCTACCGTCACAAAGATTCTTTCCTTGCAGGAGTATTGTGGAGATGTCCTGAATTTCAAGACGTACAGCAAATCCTATAAGAATAAGAAACGAATTGAGAACGACCGTGACAATTGGGTTATCTTTAAGGACGTGCATGATCCGGTTGTTGACCGTGCCATCTGGGAAAAGGTGCAGCAGAAGCGGGGTAAAATCCGTAAGCGGAAAACGAATGAAGGAGAAACCAATATGTTCTCCGGTCTGCTTGTCTGTGCCGACTGCGGACACAATCTGCATTACCACTTCAATCAAGGCAACCCGGACATCAAATATTTCAATTGTTCCAATTATAAGGGCAATCGGGGTACTTGCACCTCTACGCATTATATCCGTGTTGACTTTCTGGAACAGGTCGTGTTGGGAGAAATCCGCAGGCTCACAAAATTCGCAAGCAAATATGAGGATGAATTTGTCAAAGCGGTTATGGGGCATTCCCAGCAGACAATGGAACTTGAGCTTCAAAGAAAGAAAAAGGAATACAATTCTCTGTTGGCCCGCGACAAGGAGATCGACCGACTGTTTGATCGAATGTATGAGGATAACGTGTCCGGTAAAATTTCCGACGAACGGTTTTCAAAGATGACCAAGCAGTATGAGGATGAACAGAGTGGATTAGCAGGGCAGATAAAAGTGCTCAGAACCGAGCTTGACAAGGAAAGCCGTCGGACGGTAGGCACGGATATGTTCGTTTCTACCGTGCGCAAATATACCAGAGCGAGAAAGCTAACGCCGTGCATGCTGAATGAGCTGATTGACCACATTGAAGTTCATCAGGCCGAAAAGGTGAACGGCGTATACGTCCAGAAGCTGACCATTCACTACAACTGCATTGGCTCCATTGAAATACCGGATGTTTCATCCCTGCCGGAACCGGATATTCTTATACAAACGAGAAAAGGAGTAGCCGTAAGCTACTCCTCAGCGCAGATGGCAGGATAA
- a CDS encoding DNA primase family protein, which translates to MDNAEDGSNIIGMPEPKIDEILSLLTVRNVVSNETFSVLCMTDNELLKEQRMQKLKIRAAQLGIKSTVFDSFRKAFERDQKAAALKEKAKRDKEDSYINMGAAPYMDGKEIMDKLFYDYFAEEHEEIHCIHGKFYGTSGSIERKAIEAEVQEEIAPFYMKNTARKAKNLTDFIENACYMQPQKPERHTIHVKNGCIEIDKQYSRLFLPEVRFCLNRINASYEPTAPKPEKWLQFLDDLLEPEDQVTLQEYLGYCLLPTTKAQKMLIIIGNGGEGKSIIGAVMKELFGLSNIATGKLNSLEENRFQVANLENKLLFIDDDLCTAACEESAVVKEIVTCDGTMSMEQKGKQSYQGNMYCRLLAFGNQSINTLHDHSEGAYRRRIILTVKPKPPNRVDDKDLKEKLLKERSGILNWMLDGLRTLQLCGYEFSISEKAKANLEQSKRDSFNVIAFLEDDSVIQLGGEGVTAQCSAIYTAYQLWCTDNAEYPVTQKTLINYMEQHANTLKIRYSTHIHKYNHRARGFFGVEIVGTVNRDSSEHA; encoded by the coding sequence GTGGATAATGCAGAAGATGGTTCCAACATCATCGGAATGCCGGAACCGAAAATAGATGAAATCCTTAGCTTACTGACTGTAAGAAATGTAGTAAGCAATGAAACTTTTTCGGTTCTCTGCATGACAGACAATGAACTTTTAAAAGAACAGCGGATGCAGAAGTTGAAAATTCGGGCCGCACAGTTAGGCATAAAGTCAACAGTTTTTGATTCATTTCGCAAAGCCTTTGAAAGAGATCAGAAAGCCGCCGCATTGAAAGAAAAGGCCAAGCGAGATAAAGAAGATAGCTACATAAATATGGGTGCAGCACCTTACATGGATGGCAAAGAGATCATGGACAAGCTTTTCTATGATTATTTTGCCGAGGAGCATGAAGAAATACACTGCATCCATGGCAAGTTTTATGGTACCAGCGGCAGCATAGAGCGAAAGGCGATAGAAGCGGAAGTGCAAGAAGAAATAGCACCATTTTACATGAAAAATACCGCGCGAAAAGCAAAGAATCTTACTGACTTCATTGAAAATGCCTGTTATATGCAGCCGCAAAAGCCGGAGCGACACACGATTCACGTTAAAAATGGTTGTATTGAAATTGACAAACAGTATAGCCGACTGTTTTTGCCTGAGGTTCGTTTCTGCTTGAATCGAATTAACGCAAGCTATGAGCCAACAGCACCAAAGCCCGAAAAGTGGCTGCAATTTCTTGATGACCTGCTAGAACCAGAAGACCAAGTAACATTGCAAGAATATTTAGGTTATTGCTTACTTCCGACAACTAAAGCACAGAAGATGCTAATTATTATCGGCAATGGTGGTGAGGGAAAAAGCATTATAGGAGCAGTTATGAAAGAACTTTTCGGGCTGTCTAACATTGCCACCGGCAAATTGAACAGTCTGGAGGAAAACCGCTTTCAAGTTGCCAACCTTGAAAACAAACTGCTTTTTATTGATGATGACTTGTGCACCGCGGCCTGTGAAGAATCAGCAGTAGTGAAAGAAATTGTTACCTGTGACGGCACCATGAGCATGGAGCAGAAAGGCAAACAATCCTATCAAGGAAATATGTACTGCCGACTCTTAGCATTCGGTAACCAGTCCATTAATACCCTGCACGACCATTCAGAGGGCGCATATCGCCGCCGGATAATCTTGACGGTTAAGCCGAAACCACCGAACAGAGTAGACGACAAGGACCTGAAAGAGAAGTTACTAAAAGAAAGATCCGGCATTTTGAATTGGATGCTGGACGGACTGCGAACGCTGCAACTATGTGGCTATGAGTTTTCAATCAGCGAAAAGGCAAAGGCAAACCTTGAACAGTCAAAGCGTGACAGCTTCAATGTTATTGCCTTTCTGGAAGATGACAGCGTCATTCAGTTGGGTGGTGAGGGTGTAACAGCACAGTGCAGTGCCATTTATACAGCGTACCAGTTATGGTGCACTGACAACGCAGAATATCCGGTAACGCAGAAGACGCTCATTAACTACATGGAACAACACGCGAACACGCTTAAGATTCGATACAGCACGCATATACACAAGTACAATCACCGTGCGCGGGGCTTCTTTGGTGTGGAAATCGTTGGAACTGTTAATCGTGATTCGAGTGAGCACGCATAA
- a CDS encoding helix-turn-helix domain-containing protein, with protein sequence MQDETIQVVTYNGKPLVPPKDLYKMLGGAISLPNIYDLCHREGFPCLHIGKKLLVPVQAAYEWFQQQKN encoded by the coding sequence ATGCAAGACGAAACAATACAAGTTGTAACATACAATGGCAAACCCTTAGTTCCTCCCAAAGACCTGTATAAAATGCTGGGCGGTGCTATCAGTCTGCCGAACATTTACGACCTTTGCCACCGTGAGGGCTTCCCTTGCCTGCACATTGGTAAAAAGTTGCTCGTGCCAGTTCAAGCCGCTTATGAGTGGTTTCAACAGCAGAAGAACTAA
- a CDS encoding phage major capsid protein, translated as MTFKDKDAAFNHYRTASAEDIETRAAEIGKIIDTDPNADISALNVELDGLKMARDNLEARSAAQGKLTGFNPITGKNYSHKEEKRDDDIFSSAEYRTAFYKKMLGKPMTDADRNVFSRAQEQAVTERRAALTTGTNTAVIPTQTLNEVVKKAATQGNILNFVRQFRVPANLSVPVATPEDAAEWHAEGASVEPSAKTPTSVTFNAYELLKVFSLSVAANTISVPAFESYLSTELTRTIGAALNAGVFSGTGSGQALGILPGVTWGTTNSATYAAGGLKYADVLKLASLLKAGYSAGAVFACSNATLFNRLMAVEDTTGRPIFTNPIDGGAGRMLGHQVVVDDYIPADTILYGNFQYYGVNLSQDILLEVSRESSFKQGLIDYRAMAVGDGKPIIPEAFAKLAAAEA; from the coding sequence ATGACTTTTAAAGATAAAGACGCAGCGTTCAACCATTACCGCACGGCATCCGCCGAAGATATTGAAACCCGCGCGGCGGAAATCGGCAAAATCATTGACACCGACCCGAACGCCGATATTTCCGCTCTGAACGTTGAGCTGGACGGATTGAAGATGGCGAGGGACAATCTGGAAGCCCGTTCCGCGGCACAGGGGAAGCTGACCGGCTTCAACCCGATTACCGGGAAGAACTATTCCCACAAGGAAGAGAAGCGCGACGACGACATCTTCTCCTCTGCGGAATACCGGACGGCATTCTACAAAAAGATGCTCGGCAAGCCCATGACCGACGCGGACCGGAACGTATTCAGCCGCGCGCAGGAGCAGGCCGTCACCGAGCGCAGAGCGGCTCTGACAACCGGGACCAACACGGCAGTCATCCCGACGCAGACTCTGAACGAAGTCGTGAAGAAGGCTGCGACGCAGGGGAACATCCTGAATTTCGTCCGGCAATTCCGGGTTCCCGCCAATCTGTCCGTGCCTGTCGCGACCCCGGAAGACGCGGCGGAATGGCACGCCGAGGGAGCTTCCGTTGAGCCGTCCGCCAAGACGCCAACCAGCGTAACCTTTAACGCCTACGAGCTGCTGAAGGTGTTCTCCCTGAGCGTGGCAGCGAACACCATTTCCGTCCCGGCATTTGAATCCTACCTGTCTACCGAGCTTACCAGGACCATCGGCGCGGCGCTGAACGCTGGAGTATTCTCCGGCACAGGTTCCGGACAGGCGCTGGGGATTCTGCCGGGCGTGACGTGGGGCACGACCAACAGCGCGACCTATGCGGCGGGCGGTCTGAAGTATGCCGACGTGCTGAAGCTGGCTTCCCTGCTGAAGGCCGGGTACTCCGCGGGTGCGGTGTTCGCGTGCAGCAACGCGACCCTGTTCAACCGCCTCATGGCTGTGGAAGACACGACCGGCCGGCCTATCTTCACGAACCCCATTGACGGCGGGGCCGGGCGTATGCTGGGCCATCAGGTAGTAGTGGACGACTACATTCCCGCTGACACCATCCTGTACGGCAACTTCCAGTATTACGGCGTCAACCTGTCGCAGGATATTCTGCTGGAAGTCTCCAGAGAATCCAGCTTCAAGCAGGGCCTGATTGACTACCGGGCGATGGCAGTGGGCGACGGCAAGCCGATTATTCCCGAAGCATTTGCCAAACTGGCCGCGGCGGAAGCCTGA
- a CDS encoding tyrosine-type recombinase/integrase: protein MPKRRANNEGSIRQKRPHLWEARFCAGRDPGTGKLIRKSVYGSTQQEVRKKLADATRAVDAGTYQEPSELTVSQWLDLWANDYCLNVKPRTLELYKATIENRIKPNLGAVKLKKLTAPMIQKFYNNALKGQLKPPPVKPGKVGNRNASKKALSPKTIKNMHGILHKALAVAVRIGAIPTNPADCAELPRIERAEIQPLPESTVPAFLDAIKGNRYELLMQIDMFTGLRLGEILGLPWSAVDFKAGTITVKQQLQKQKTGWIIAPTKNGKSRVVAPAPFVFDSLREQQTIQNKWKAVAGRYWSNEDNLVFTNELGGHLTHCNVYRHLKKAAAAVGLPDFRFHDLRHTFAVYSLESGADVKSVQSALGHYSAAFTLDTYVHSTEQMQQRNAQRMQQFAESLINKKTPNPKKD, encoded by the coding sequence ATGCCAAAACGCCGGGCGAATAATGAGGGTTCTATACGGCAGAAGCGGCCGCACCTGTGGGAAGCGCGCTTCTGTGCAGGACGTGACCCGGGTACAGGCAAGCTGATCCGCAAATCTGTTTATGGAAGTACCCAGCAGGAAGTAAGGAAGAAACTTGCGGATGCCACGCGCGCCGTGGATGCCGGAACCTATCAGGAACCCTCTGAATTGACTGTCAGCCAATGGCTTGACCTGTGGGCGAATGATTACTGCCTAAACGTAAAACCGCGCACACTAGAACTGTATAAGGCCACAATAGAGAACCGAATAAAGCCAAACCTCGGCGCGGTGAAGCTGAAAAAGTTGACCGCTCCCATGATACAGAAGTTTTACAATAACGCTCTGAAAGGCCAACTGAAACCGCCGCCAGTAAAGCCGGGCAAGGTGGGGAATAGGAATGCCAGTAAAAAAGCCCTGTCACCGAAAACCATTAAAAATATGCATGGAATTCTGCACAAAGCCTTGGCTGTGGCCGTGCGCATCGGTGCAATACCAACTAACCCCGCCGACTGTGCAGAACTGCCGCGCATAGAGCGGGCAGAAATACAACCGCTGCCAGAAAGTACCGTCCCCGCCTTTCTGGACGCGATAAAGGGCAACCGGTATGAATTACTCATGCAGATAGATATGTTTACAGGGCTGCGCCTTGGTGAGATATTGGGGCTTCCTTGGTCTGCTGTGGACTTTAAAGCCGGAACTATCACAGTTAAACAGCAGTTACAGAAGCAGAAAACAGGCTGGATAATTGCACCCACGAAAAACGGTAAATCGCGTGTAGTGGCTCCTGCGCCCTTTGTGTTCGACTCTTTACGGGAACAGCAAACTATCCAGAATAAATGGAAAGCAGTAGCAGGACGCTATTGGAGCAATGAGGACAACCTTGTATTTACCAATGAACTTGGCGGGCACCTCACACACTGCAATGTTTATCGGCACTTGAAAAAAGCTGCTGCTGCTGTCGGCCTGCCGGACTTCCGTTTCCATGATTTACGGCACACTTTCGCGGTGTACAGTCTGGAAAGTGGGGCAGATGTAAAGAGCGTACAGAGTGCCCTCGGCCACTACTCAGCGGCATTTACGCTGGACACCTATGTCCACAGCACAGAGCAGATGCAGCAACGCAATGCCCAGCGAATGCAGCAGTTTGCGGAAAGCCTGATAAATAAAAAAACACCCAATCCAAAAAAGGATTGA
- a CDS encoding helix-turn-helix domain-containing protein translates to MDFGKVIREARKKVGLTQSELAKASNMSLNSISRYESGKRSPDFGALQKIANALHVSVDLFIGSAANLEFEAEYNNLPKVKEIHECTGLSMDACDFIHSAHHNPFVTLALSDILENETLMMLLCQYINTQPQDGAFIVGENGTLVVSKPGKDKDKGLGRIYAPDMILKAMQEKIIAELEKMRLHNVGENPGRKLEKGEPKKAGGSNAKTPGE, encoded by the coding sequence ATGGACTTTGGAAAAGTTATAAGGGAAGCTAGAAAAAAAGTTGGGTTAACCCAATCAGAACTTGCAAAAGCTTCTAACATGTCATTAAACAGCATTTCAAGATATGAATCTGGGAAGAGAAGTCCTGATTTTGGTGCACTTCAAAAAATAGCCAACGCGCTGCATGTTTCTGTGGACTTGTTTATAGGTTCAGCTGCCAACCTTGAATTTGAAGCAGAGTATAACAATCTTCCAAAAGTAAAAGAAATTCACGAATGTACAGGACTTTCTATGGACGCTTGTGATTTTATCCACAGTGCACATCATAACCCATTCGTAACACTTGCACTCTCGGACATTTTGGAAAACGAAACGTTAATGATGTTGTTGTGCCAATATATAAATACTCAACCGCAAGATGGAGCCTTTATAGTCGGGGAAAACGGTACACTAGTTGTGAGTAAGCCAGGAAAAGACAAAGACAAGGGGCTTGGGCGAATTTATGCGCCAGATATGATTTTGAAAGCTATGCAGGAAAAAATAATTGCTGAATTAGAAAAAATGCGGTTGCATAATGTTGGTGAAAATCCTGGAAGAAAACTTGAAAAGGGTGAGCCCAAAAAGGCAGGTGGTTCCAATGCCAAAACGCCGGGCGAATAA
- a CDS encoding phage portal protein, translating to MSIFSKLFHSRQPPKTAPAVLTGSPAYFTPFSGNAYESDVFRAAVDAIARHGAKLHGSHIIRTADGRQPGDDNLNYLLGTRPNPYMSAYDALYKLITHFYAYNDSFGYIQRGDAGIAALYPLDVSGAQFVTDPTDTMYIKFFFQNGKQYILPYSDIIHLRRHFNRNDLLGDDNSAILPAVRLAQTQSDGIVSGIKQGASLRGILKYNQVLAPEKMKQERDAFTADFLNISNNGGVAVTDSMLDFVPLDQKPYSINKAQMDAAKSKIYEYLGISQKIVDSTYSEQEGTAFYESVIEPLAAQMAQEFTAKIFTPIEQQAGNRILFEGDSMEYASYGTRVTTLKESVPFGLFTVDEARQILNMKPIGGEEGKKRLQTLNVVQADKANQYQGVQKK from the coding sequence TTGAGTATTTTTTCAAAGCTGTTCCATTCCCGACAGCCGCCCAAGACGGCTCCCGCGGTACTGACCGGGTCGCCGGCGTACTTTACGCCATTCAGCGGGAATGCCTACGAAAGCGACGTTTTCCGCGCTGCTGTGGACGCGATAGCACGGCACGGGGCGAAGCTGCACGGGTCCCATATCATCCGCACGGCGGACGGCAGACAGCCGGGCGACGACAACCTCAATTATCTGCTGGGTACCAGACCGAACCCGTACATGAGCGCCTACGACGCGCTGTACAAGCTGATTACACATTTTTACGCATATAACGATTCGTTCGGGTACATACAGCGCGGGGACGCGGGAATCGCGGCTCTGTATCCGCTGGACGTGAGCGGCGCCCAATTCGTGACGGACCCGACCGACACCATGTACATCAAGTTCTTCTTCCAGAACGGAAAGCAGTACATTCTCCCCTATTCTGACATCATCCACCTTCGCCGGCACTTCAACCGGAACGACCTGCTGGGCGATGACAACTCCGCAATTCTTCCGGCCGTCCGGCTGGCACAGACGCAGAGCGACGGCATTGTTTCCGGGATAAAGCAGGGCGCTTCGCTCCGCGGAATCCTGAAATACAATCAGGTTCTGGCTCCGGAAAAAATGAAGCAGGAGCGGGACGCCTTCACGGCGGACTTCCTCAACATCTCCAACAACGGCGGCGTGGCCGTGACGGACAGTATGCTGGACTTCGTTCCGCTGGACCAGAAGCCCTATTCGATAAACAAGGCGCAGATGGACGCGGCGAAATCGAAAATCTACGAATACCTGGGCATTTCGCAGAAGATTGTGGATTCCACCTATTCCGAGCAGGAAGGCACGGCGTTTTACGAATCTGTCATTGAACCACTCGCGGCGCAGATGGCGCAGGAATTCACGGCAAAGATCTTCACGCCGATTGAGCAGCAGGCCGGGAACCGGATTCTGTTTGAAGGCGATTCGATGGAATACGCGAGCTACGGAACCCGCGTAACGACGCTCAAGGAGAGCGTGCCGTTCGGCCTCTTCACTGTGGACGAAGCGAGGCAAATTCTCAACATGAAGCCTATCGGCGGCGAAGAGGGCAAAAAGCGGCTTCAAACACTAAATGTAGTACAGGCAGATAAGGCCAACCAGTATCAGGGGGTGCAGAAGAAATGA
- a CDS encoding terminase large subunit — protein sequence MNPILEYRDGIRAGKYVVSRKVQRLYEKLGHEIEHQAGRYIFDEEKANRPIEFIERFCRHSKGEWAGQTVKLGLFQKAFIAALFGFVDAETGLRKYRESLFLVGRKNGKSTMAAGIALYCMIADNEPGAEIYSTATKYAQAKLLFDEARNMVKQSPELSRYIRKRKQDMYCDALMAKFQPLGRNSDTLDGLNASLVVMDELHGVRDRNLYEVMKQSQSARRQPLLLMITTAGTVRECIYDDMYSYACNVLDGVVKDDSFLPVLYELDSAKEWGDPEAWAKANPGLGAIKKLDDLQRKVERAKSNATDLPGILCKDFNIRQNVAQAWLTFDDIDNPETFDLEKFRNCYAIGGADLSITTDLTCATLLFVDKETEKRYVTQMYWLPQESFHERVHKDKIPYDLWMEQGLLRLCAGNTIRYSDVTAWFNEMLNDYGITPLWIYYDSYSARYWVDEMKQYGFPMVRCIQGAKTLSLPMQQMGADLKAKKINYNNNPILKWCLTNTGIMTDRNGNIVPIKAQQPKMRIDGMASMLDAYVGLMDHYEEFLRA from the coding sequence ATGAATCCGATTCTGGAATACCGCGACGGCATCCGCGCCGGGAAATACGTCGTCTCCCGGAAGGTCCAGAGGCTCTATGAGAAGCTGGGCCATGAGATTGAGCACCAGGCGGGGCGATACATTTTCGATGAGGAGAAGGCAAACCGGCCGATAGAGTTTATCGAACGGTTCTGCCGGCACTCAAAGGGCGAGTGGGCCGGGCAGACCGTAAAGCTGGGGCTGTTCCAGAAGGCGTTTATCGCGGCTCTGTTTGGCTTTGTGGACGCTGAAACCGGCCTGCGGAAGTACCGGGAAAGTCTGTTTCTTGTGGGCAGGAAGAACGGCAAGTCCACAATGGCCGCAGGCATCGCGCTGTACTGCATGATAGCGGACAATGAGCCGGGGGCGGAGATATACTCCACCGCGACGAAATACGCGCAGGCCAAGCTCCTGTTCGACGAGGCGCGGAACATGGTGAAACAGTCTCCCGAGCTTTCGCGGTACATCAGGAAGCGGAAGCAGGACATGTACTGCGACGCGCTGATGGCGAAGTTCCAGCCCCTGGGGCGCAATTCGGACACGCTGGACGGCTTGAACGCTTCGCTCGTCGTCATGGACGAGCTGCACGGCGTGCGGGACAGGAACCTTTACGAAGTGATGAAGCAGTCGCAGAGTGCCCGGCGGCAGCCGCTTTTACTGATGATTACGACGGCGGGGACCGTGAGGGAATGTATTTACGACGACATGTATTCCTACGCCTGCAACGTCCTTGACGGCGTGGTAAAGGACGACAGTTTTCTTCCGGTCCTCTATGAGCTGGACAGCGCGAAGGAATGGGGCGACCCCGAGGCATGGGCAAAGGCGAATCCCGGACTGGGGGCCATTAAGAAGCTGGACGACCTGCAAAGGAAGGTTGAGCGGGCCAAGAGCAACGCCACCGACCTGCCGGGAATCCTCTGCAAGGATTTCAACATTCGGCAGAACGTGGCGCAGGCGTGGCTGACCTTCGACGACATCGACAATCCGGAAACCTTCGACCTGGAGAAATTTCGGAACTGCTACGCTATCGGCGGGGCCGACCTGAGCATCACAACCGACCTGACCTGCGCTACCCTGCTTTTTGTGGATAAGGAAACCGAAAAGCGGTATGTGACGCAGATGTACTGGTTGCCGCAGGAAAGCTTCCACGAGCGCGTCCACAAGGACAAAATCCCCTACGACCTGTGGATGGAACAGGGCCTGCTGCGGCTCTGCGCGGGTAACACGATACGCTACAGCGACGTCACGGCATGGTTCAACGAAATGCTGAATGACTACGGCATTACTCCTCTGTGGATTTACTATGACAGCTATTCCGCCCGGTACTGGGTGGATGAGATGAAGCAGTACGGCTTTCCGATGGTCCGCTGCATTCAGGGGGCAAAGACGCTTTCCCTGCCCATGCAGCAGATGGGGGCCGACCTGAAAGCAAAGAAAATCAATTACAATAATAACCCGATTCTGAAGTGGTGCCTGACCAACACGGGGATTATGACAGACCGAAACGGAAATATCGTGCCGATTAAGGCGCAGCAGCCGAAGATGAGGATAGACGGCATGGCTTCCATGCTGGACGCATACGTGGGCCTGATGGACCACTACGAAGAATTTTTGAGGGCGTGA